A genomic stretch from Candidatus Limnocylindrales bacterium includes:
- a CDS encoding agmatine deiminase family protein: protein MPADHIDSPRGAGFCMPAEWEPHRAVWTAWPSHRELWLEDLPAAQREVADLCRAIAALDDDGKAAGEMIELLVLDDAGEREAAAALSGLPVRFHQVPFGDIWLRDTAPLFVRGANGEVAAACFRFNGWGEKYMFPEDLGVARAVRAAAGVHSFEVPMIFEGGAIEVDGEGTALTTRQCLLHGNRNPSLSAAEIAHHLCDALGVQRLLWLGDGLVNDHTDGHIDTLVRFVAPGRVVCMEARDEDDPNAPALARILQDLTTMHDAAQRPLEIVRIPSPGLLRDGDGRVMPASYVNFYIGNAAVIVPVYGSRHDDEAVEGIAACFPDRRTVAVPARAVLSGGGAFHCITQQEPAPLARS from the coding sequence ATGCCCGCCGACCACATCGACTCTCCCAGGGGCGCGGGGTTCTGCATGCCGGCCGAGTGGGAGCCGCATCGAGCGGTGTGGACGGCGTGGCCGAGCCATCGCGAGCTGTGGCTCGAGGATCTGCCGGCTGCGCAGCGTGAGGTCGCCGATCTGTGCCGCGCCATTGCCGCGCTCGATGACGACGGCAAGGCGGCCGGCGAGATGATCGAGCTTCTGGTGCTCGACGATGCCGGCGAGCGCGAGGCGGCTGCAGCGCTGTCCGGCCTGCCCGTGCGGTTTCACCAGGTTCCCTTCGGCGACATCTGGCTGCGCGATACGGCCCCGCTGTTCGTGCGCGGCGCAAACGGCGAGGTCGCCGCGGCCTGCTTCCGGTTCAACGGCTGGGGCGAGAAGTACATGTTTCCCGAGGACCTCGGTGTGGCACGCGCGGTTCGCGCCGCCGCCGGCGTGCATTCCTTCGAGGTGCCCATGATCTTCGAGGGCGGCGCCATCGAGGTCGACGGCGAGGGAACCGCACTCACCACGCGCCAGTGCCTGCTGCATGGCAACCGCAACCCATCGCTCAGCGCCGCCGAGATCGCCCATCATCTGTGCGATGCGCTGGGCGTGCAGCGGCTCCTGTGGCTCGGTGACGGACTGGTCAACGATCATACCGACGGTCACATCGACACGCTCGTGCGGTTCGTGGCGCCGGGCCGCGTGGTTTGCATGGAGGCGCGCGACGAGGACGATCCCAACGCGCCCGCGCTGGCCAGGATTCTCCAGGACCTCACGACCATGCACGACGCGGCCCAGCGCCCGCTCGAGATCGTGCGCATTCCGTCGCCAGGCCTGCTGCGCGACGGCGATGGCCGCGTCATGCCGGCCAGCTACGTCAACTTCTACATCGGCAACGCCGCCGTGATCGTTCCCGTGTACGGCTCGCGGCACGACGACGAGGCCGTGGAGGGTATCGCAGCGTGCTTCCCGGACCGGCGGACCGTGGCCGTACCGGCTCGTGCGGTGCTCAGCGGCGGCGGCGCCTTCCACTGCATCACGCAGCAGGAGCCGGCGCCGCTGGCGAGGTCGTGA
- a CDS encoding cation transporter — MRTSARLLAVVLVAALPACAAATRTYNLRVEGMTCGQSCPLEVEEALESIPGVRSVSVDYPTQSAVIVVDADRELTTREMDLSFRNKGYFISSMEPAK; from the coding sequence GTGAGAACCAGCGCGCGTCTGCTCGCGGTCGTGCTCGTTGCGGCGCTGCCGGCGTGCGCGGCCGCGACCCGCACCTACAACCTGCGCGTCGAAGGCATGACGTGCGGGCAGAGCTGCCCGCTCGAGGTCGAGGAAGCGCTCGAGAGCATTCCGGGCGTGCGCAGCGTCAGCGTCGATTATCCGACGCAGAGCGCGGTGATCGTGGTGGATGCCGACAGGGAGCTGACCACGCGCGAGATGGATCTCTCCTTCCGCAACAAAGGCTACTTCATCTCGTCGATGGAGCCCGCGAAGTAA
- a CDS encoding alpha/beta fold hydrolase has product MATASFARIDTPWRHEQSLIGGIRLHLVRAGAGSPVILLHGFPDFWFTWRYQLPALAAAGLEAIAPDMRGYNTSEKPAGVASYRIDALVSDVVGIIDHVGAQKAHIVGHDWGGIVAWYVAMHRPERVDRLVISNAPHPATYQRDLFATDQWQRSWYMLFFQIPWLPEAMLRAGNARAIERMIRRHIYNRDAYAHDEALHQKMALLQPGTLTAAINYYRAAMRPSSRRSLQSLRKITAPTMVVWGERDFALRSSLVEGLEPWVADLRVHRLPDAGHWAHLDEPERVSQLLVEFLT; this is encoded by the coding sequence ATGGCCACGGCATCCTTCGCGCGCATCGACACCCCATGGCGTCACGAACAATCGCTCATCGGCGGCATCCGCCTCCATCTCGTTCGCGCCGGCGCCGGCTCCCCGGTGATCCTGCTGCACGGCTTTCCCGACTTCTGGTTCACCTGGCGTTATCAGCTTCCGGCGCTGGCGGCGGCGGGACTGGAAGCCATCGCGCCCGACATGCGCGGCTACAACACTTCCGAGAAGCCGGCAGGCGTGGCCAGCTATCGTATCGATGCCTTGGTCTCGGACGTGGTCGGCATCATCGATCACGTGGGCGCGCAGAAGGCGCACATCGTTGGGCACGACTGGGGCGGGATCGTCGCCTGGTACGTCGCGATGCACCGACCCGAGCGCGTCGATCGCCTCGTCATCTCCAACGCCCCGCATCCGGCGACCTATCAGCGCGATCTGTTCGCGACCGACCAGTGGCAGCGCTCGTGGTACATGCTGTTCTTCCAGATCCCGTGGCTGCCCGAAGCGATGCTGCGCGCCGGCAACGCCAGGGCCATCGAGCGCATGATCCGCCGGCACATCTACAACCGGGACGCCTACGCGCACGACGAAGCGCTGCATCAGAAGATGGCGCTGCTGCAGCCGGGAACGCTGACCGCCGCCATCAACTACTACCGCGCGGCGATGCGCCCCTCCTCGCGCAGGTCCCTGCAATCGCTGCGCAAGATCACGGCGCCCACGATGGTCGTCTGGGGCGAGCGTGACTTCGCGCTGCGAAGCAGCCTGGTCGAGGGGCTGGAGCCGTGGGTCGCGGACCTTCGCGTGCACCGGCTGCCCGATGCGGGGCACTGGGCGCATCTGGACGAGCCCGAGCGGGTGAGCCAGCTCCTCGTGGAGTTCCTGACGTGA